The following are encoded together in the Deinococcus soli (ex Cha et al. 2016) genome:
- a CDS encoding ABC transporter substrate-binding protein, with protein MKRAAFLLLGLLATAASAQRTVNVGLGYNPDVQFTPFYVADKLGYFRAEGLSVKFQHGYVSQLLPLLLQGKLDFVVGDPEDAIFARNQGADVRYVMTMYQKNPVTVFSLSPLSGPESLKGRSVGIPGPFGSSYHAIQAVLDSANLTEGRDVRLNSIGFTQVDAVRAGRVDAAVGYANNDVLQLARTSGKKVYTLDVTDAYPMVGVGLIGTGKSLTGDLARKVVRASQRGLKFTVADPARAFKLAQPVFGASGSLDVLKASVPLMTGPYTQANGLGAMNPSAWTKAVAALVKQGKLPAGAKASDYYSNAYISKTLK; from the coding sequence ATGAAGCGTGCCGCTTTTCTCCTGCTGGGCCTGCTGGCCACCGCCGCGTCCGCGCAGCGCACCGTGAACGTCGGGCTGGGGTACAACCCGGACGTGCAGTTCACGCCGTTCTACGTCGCGGACAAACTGGGGTACTTCCGCGCCGAGGGCCTGAGCGTGAAGTTCCAGCACGGGTACGTGTCGCAGCTGCTGCCGCTGTTGCTGCAGGGCAAGCTGGATTTCGTGGTGGGCGACCCGGAGGACGCGATCTTCGCGCGCAACCAGGGCGCGGACGTGCGCTACGTCATGACGATGTACCAGAAGAACCCGGTGACGGTGTTCAGCCTCTCGCCCCTCAGCGGCCCGGAGAGCCTGAAGGGCAGGTCGGTGGGCATCCCGGGGCCGTTCGGCAGTTCGTACCACGCGATCCAGGCGGTGCTGGACAGCGCGAACCTCACCGAGGGCCGCGACGTGCGCCTGAACTCCATCGGCTTCACGCAGGTGGACGCCGTGCGCGCCGGGCGCGTGGACGCCGCGGTGGGCTACGCGAACAACGACGTGCTGCAACTGGCCCGCACGAGCGGCAAGAAGGTGTACACGCTGGACGTCACTGACGCCTATCCGATGGTCGGCGTGGGCCTGATCGGCACCGGCAAGAGCCTGACGGGCGACCTGGCCCGCAAGGTGGTGCGGGCCAGCCAGCGCGGCCTGAAGTTCACGGTGGCCGACCCGGCCCGCGCGTTCAAGCTGGCGCAGCCGGTGTTCGGCGCGAGCGGCAGCCTGGACGTCCTGAAGGCCAGCGTGCCCCTGATGACCGGGCCGTACACGCAGGCGAACGGCCTGGGCGCCATGAACCCCAGCGCGTGGACGAAGGCGGTCGCGGCCCTCGTGAAGCAGGGCAAACTGCCCGCCGGGGCGAAAGCCAGCGACTACTATTCGAACGCGTACATCAGTAAGACGCTGAAGTAA
- the nth gene encoding endonuclease III gives MTGQTGGKKKSAARLPPGARVRAPQVLAALEGLYPDARTELDFRTPFELLVATVLSAQATDVSVNAATPALFGAYPDAHTMSRAEPEDIEPLIRRIGLYRAKARNLAALARLLVERHGGEVPNDFDAVVALPGAGRKTANVVLSNAFGYPAIAVDTHVGRLARRLGLSIQTNPDKVEADLQRLFPRERWVFLHHALILHGRRVCAARKPECGACVMASFCPKVGVA, from the coding sequence GTGACTGGGCAGACAGGCGGGAAGAAGAAGAGTGCGGCGCGACTGCCGCCGGGCGCGCGGGTGCGGGCCCCACAGGTCCTGGCGGCGCTGGAGGGCCTTTACCCGGACGCGCGGACGGAACTGGATTTCCGCACCCCGTTCGAGCTGCTCGTGGCGACGGTCCTGAGCGCGCAGGCCACGGACGTGAGCGTGAACGCCGCGACGCCCGCGCTGTTCGGCGCGTACCCGGACGCGCACACCATGAGCAGGGCCGAGCCGGAGGACATCGAGCCGCTGATCCGCCGGATTGGTCTGTACCGCGCCAAGGCCCGCAACCTCGCGGCGCTGGCCCGGCTGCTGGTCGAACGGCATGGCGGGGAGGTCCCGAACGATTTCGACGCGGTGGTGGCGCTGCCCGGCGCGGGCCGCAAGACCGCGAACGTGGTCCTGTCGAACGCCTTCGGGTACCCGGCGATCGCGGTGGACACGCACGTGGGCCGACTGGCGCGCCGCCTGGGTCTGAGCATCCAGACGAACCCCGACAAGGTCGAGGCGGACCTTCAGCGCCTGTTCCCGCGTGAACGCTGGGTGTTCCTGCACCACGCGCTGATCCTGCACGGCCGCCGGGTCTGCGCGGCCCGCAAACCCGAGTGCGGCGCGTGTGTCATGGCGAGCTTCTGCCCGAAAGTGGGCGTGGCGTGA
- a CDS encoding MFS transporter gives MTGNLGPQRGQTWRFSRQVWLFLASVFAFGLSQAFTALFLNFYLRALGLGAEWQGVMNALPAITLACLSLPAVAVARRISNAHTLKVGAALNLLGLGLLVLASGPVLVIVGAVVQGAGGALSMVAASPFMANNSDERSRVTLFSVQNALMTGAGFLGNLLGGQIPTLYAQSTGTAPDALGALRAALLVAAALQLIGLLPVLGLKPTGKTNATGRSFHVRDRATMARLVLPNILVGLGAGATIPFLNVFIEGKFNVSYAGLGTLFAWTSLATAATALLQPLLVRRMGQLQAVLLVQACSLPFLAVLGFAPQLWMVTAALFTRGALMNAAGPVYSAYAMTALPEEDRPMYSAVNLIAWDLGWAISSILSGVVRGALPFTTAFNALFAWTLLMYGASVLAIYLGLYRRAQRTPTPAPVAP, from the coding sequence GTGACCGGCAACCTGGGGCCGCAGCGGGGGCAGACGTGGCGCTTCTCGCGGCAGGTGTGGCTGTTCCTGGCGTCGGTGTTCGCGTTCGGGCTGTCGCAGGCGTTCACGGCGCTGTTCCTGAACTTCTACCTGCGGGCGCTGGGCCTGGGCGCCGAGTGGCAGGGCGTCATGAACGCGCTGCCCGCCATCACCCTGGCGTGCCTGAGCCTCCCGGCGGTGGCGGTCGCGCGGCGCATCAGCAACGCACACACGCTGAAGGTCGGCGCGGCCCTGAACCTGCTGGGCCTGGGCCTGCTGGTGCTGGCCAGCGGGCCGGTGCTGGTCATCGTGGGCGCGGTCGTGCAGGGCGCGGGCGGCGCGCTGAGCATGGTCGCCGCGTCGCCGTTCATGGCGAACAACAGTGACGAACGCAGCCGCGTCACGCTGTTTAGCGTGCAGAACGCCCTGATGACCGGCGCGGGCTTCCTGGGGAACCTGCTGGGCGGCCAGATTCCCACCCTGTACGCCCAGAGCACCGGCACCGCACCCGACGCGCTGGGGGCGCTGCGGGCCGCGCTGCTGGTCGCCGCCGCGCTGCAACTGATCGGCCTGCTGCCCGTCCTGGGTCTGAAACCCACCGGGAAGACGAACGCCACCGGGCGCAGCTTCCACGTCCGGGACCGCGCCACCATGGCCCGGCTGGTCCTGCCGAACATCCTGGTGGGCCTGGGGGCGGGCGCGACCATCCCGTTCCTGAACGTGTTCATCGAGGGGAAATTCAACGTGTCCTACGCGGGCCTGGGCACCCTGTTCGCCTGGACCAGCCTGGCCACTGCCGCCACGGCGCTGCTGCAACCCCTGCTCGTGCGCCGCATGGGCCAGCTGCAGGCGGTGCTGCTCGTGCAGGCGTGCAGCCTGCCTTTCCTGGCGGTGCTGGGTTTCGCGCCGCAGCTGTGGATGGTCACGGCGGCGCTGTTCACGCGCGGCGCGCTGATGAACGCCGCCGGGCCCGTGTACAGCGCCTACGCCATGACCGCCCTGCCCGAGGAGGACCGGCCCATGTACTCCGCCGTGAACCTCATCGCCTGGGACCTGGGCTGGGCGATCAGCAGCATCCTGTCCGGCGTGGTGCGCGGCGCGCTGCCCTTTACCACCGCCTTCAACGCGCTGTTCGCGTGGACGCTGCTGATGTACGGCGCGAGCGTCCTGGCGATCTACCTGGGCCTGTACCGCCGCGCCCAACGCACGCCCACACCCGCCCCGGTCGCCCCGTGA
- a CDS encoding zinc ribbon domain-containing protein, whose product MSDTSPLRRLHRVQELDLNLDRLRDEEGNISTELRDARAEQERLNNALEDTEITLEGVEKNIRRTELDLSSIREQTARAREEQEKNAFDARAQSQYGSRIQMLSERADELEEDLAPLREQQQTLQARASDLRGQHRALRPSLGALEEQDEARVQGLRDQGEADRQERAQLAGNLDARTIREYDMIRRAKKGLGVVEIKAGRCSGCNVNLPVNVQQKAAQGKLPPVKCPSCGRFLIRLDLA is encoded by the coding sequence ATGAGCGACACCTCCCCCCTTCGCCGCCTGCACCGCGTTCAGGAACTCGACCTGAACCTCGACCGCCTGCGCGACGAGGAAGGCAACATTTCCACTGAACTGCGTGACGCCCGCGCCGAGCAGGAACGCCTGAACAACGCCCTCGAGGACACCGAGATCACCCTTGAAGGCGTCGAGAAGAACATCCGCCGCACCGAACTCGACCTGTCCAGCATCCGCGAGCAGACCGCGCGGGCCCGCGAGGAGCAGGAGAAGAACGCCTTCGACGCCCGTGCGCAATCGCAGTACGGCAGCCGCATTCAGATGCTCAGCGAACGCGCCGACGAGCTCGAAGAGGACCTCGCCCCGCTGCGCGAGCAGCAGCAGACCCTCCAAGCCCGCGCGAGCGACCTGCGCGGCCAGCACCGCGCCCTGCGCCCCTCCCTGGGCGCGCTGGAAGAACAGGACGAGGCGCGCGTGCAGGGCCTGCGCGACCAGGGCGAAGCCGACCGTCAGGAACGCGCGCAGCTCGCCGGGAACCTCGACGCGCGTACCATCCGCGAGTACGACATGATACGCCGCGCCAAGAAGGGCCTCGGCGTCGTGGAGATCAAGGCCGGACGGTGCAGCGGCTGCAACGTGAATCTCCCCGTGAATGTCCAGCAGAAAGCCGCGCAGGGCAAACTGCCCCCCGTGAAGTGCCCCAGCTGCGGACGATTCCTGATCCGCCTCGACCTCGCGTAA
- a CDS encoding asparaginase produces MPSDATPPARAPRLALIHTGGTIASRPSPDGRGLTPQTPPTLPGLEQVQVTEAQPFSLPSPHMTPGHMGQLAALIRELAPTHDGVVVTHGTDTLEETAFALHLMLDVKVPVVLTGSMRHAEEISWDGPANLLDAAHVALHPHSPGRGPLVVIGGDIFDARTVTKIHTTAVDAFGGYPGPIGRIDREGHTPRLHYFAMPEPRATYHPTHLRARVEILYAYAGWTGEGYAEAAERADGLVIAALGTGNLPAELLPLIQGTEKPVVIATRTHAGPVLPVYGYAGGGATLVEAGAIPASFLNAHKARLLLLILLGQGLTREQIQTVFERDEF; encoded by the coding sequence ATGCCCAGTGACGCCACCCCGCCCGCCCGCGCGCCCCGACTGGCACTGATCCACACGGGCGGCACGATCGCCAGCCGCCCCAGTCCCGACGGGCGCGGTCTCACCCCCCAGACGCCCCCCACCCTGCCCGGCCTGGAACAGGTGCAGGTCACCGAGGCGCAACCGTTCAGCCTGCCCAGCCCGCACATGACGCCCGGGCACATGGGGCAGCTGGCGGCCCTGATCCGCGAACTGGCCCCCACGCACGACGGCGTGGTCGTCACGCACGGCACCGACACCCTGGAGGAAACGGCGTTCGCGCTGCACCTGATGCTGGACGTGAAGGTCCCGGTCGTCCTGACCGGCAGCATGCGCCACGCCGAGGAGATCAGCTGGGACGGCCCCGCCAACCTGCTGGACGCCGCGCACGTCGCCCTGCACCCCCACAGTCCCGGGCGGGGTCCGCTGGTCGTGATCGGCGGGGACATCTTCGACGCGCGGACCGTCACGAAGATCCACACGACCGCCGTGGACGCCTTCGGCGGATACCCCGGCCCCATCGGCCGCATCGACCGCGAGGGGCACACGCCGCGCCTGCACTACTTCGCCATGCCGGAACCGCGCGCCACGTACCACCCCACGCACCTGCGCGCCCGCGTGGAGATCCTCTACGCCTACGCCGGCTGGACCGGCGAAGGGTACGCCGAGGCCGCCGAGCGGGCCGACGGGCTGGTCATCGCCGCGCTCGGCACCGGGAACCTCCCCGCCGAACTCCTCCCGCTCATCCAGGGCACCGAAAAGCCCGTCGTGATCGCCACCCGCACCCACGCCGGGCCCGTCCTGCCCGTGTACGGCTACGCGGGCGGCGGCGCCACCCTCGTCGAGGCGGGCGCGATTCCCGCCAGTTTCCTGAACGCCCACAAGGCCCGGCTGCTGCTGCTGATCCTGCTCGGCCAGGGCCTCACGCGCGAGCAGATCCAGACGGTGTTCGAACGCGACGAGTTCTAG